A single genomic interval of Juglans regia cultivar Chandler chromosome 1, Walnut 2.0, whole genome shotgun sequence harbors:
- the LOC108996726 gene encoding glutaredoxin-C9-like, translating into MQQAIPYKSWPLPLHTNTGHTQQSFTLLNDTNQSLVSPKAVLKPTEDMLSMVSESAVIVFARRGCCMGHVVRRLLLGLGVNPALYEVDEKDEGAVIKELELIRNGKDGKVQFPAVFIGGSLFGGLDRVMATHISGDLIPILKDAGALWL; encoded by the coding sequence ATGCAGCAAGCAATCCCTTACAAGTCATGGCCACTGCCACTCCACACAAACACCGGTCACACCCAACAATCCTTTACCCTACTCAACGACACCAATCAGTCCCTAGTCTCGCCGAAAGCCGTTCTAAAGCCAACGGAGGATATGCTCAGCATGGTATCGGAGAGTGCTGTCATAGTCTTTGCTAGGCGTGGCTGCTGCATGGGACATGTCGTCAGGCGCTTGCTTTTGGGCCTCGGTGTGAACCCTGCTCTTTATGAGGTTGATGAGAAGGATGAGGGTGCTGTTATTAAGGAATTGGAGTTGATCCGCAACGGGAAAGATGGGAAGGTGCAGTTTCCGGCTGTTTTTATTGGTGGGAGTTTGTTCGGAGGATTGGATCGAGTTATGGCTACTCATATTTCTGGAGACTTGATTCCTATATTGAAAGATGCCGGGGCCTTGTGGCTTTGA